ACAGGAAACACAAAAAGGCTGTGACAATTTACACTGATGCAgtgaaaattaaccatgtttcAAATGTTCCAGATAAGTTGAACATGCCAAATCTTGGACATTGTTTCTGGTTGGATTATTCTTGGAAAGGAagtgcatttaagatgtaacacccaGATGAACATTTAAGGGTAAAACCTTAATATGGAGTACTACTTCATGAAAAACAACAGCTGGCTGGCACCTACCTCTTCCTCCAACAAACACACCATCAGACAGGTACAGCACCAGGATTAGGGGACATACACATGCAAAGCCAAAGTGACAATTCTGGACGTGGAGAGGTGGAACTGAAAGTATGTTAACCTGTGCTCCGATTCCAATAGAGAATAAtcttagcatgttgctaatcCAATGGTATGATACTCTGTCATCTTGGTTTAATTTTTTCACGGAGCTTGTCACAATGCATTCTTCtggaagtatatacagtatatatgcaatGCTACCTTAAAATTAGCCCAAAAAAACATCTAATAGCAGCGTTTTGATTTATACATTTTCGAACAGCCTTTCCATAGTCTTCACATTCAAATTCTGCCTTTGTTACCTTAAAATGTTGTCTAAGTATGCTGCTCACTAGGtttgaaaaaaattgttttgactAGTACATGTGATACACTAGAATCATGCTGTTCAACAGCTCATGTCTGTCTTGGTGCTcagtaaatcataattttaccAGAGGAAGTCTTCTTACACCATCAGTCAAGCTCCTGAGGGAGATGAATTAAAGAAAGATGTTGAACTGAATGTAGTTTTCTTTGCAGGCATTGTACATTTCCACCTTTTCAATAGGAAAGAAGAGCCTCAATCAAAGTGATATTCCTTGCTTGATTTTATTACAAGTGCGCAGAAACCCAACAACCCAAAACCTATATTGTGATATGTGTTTTTATACAATACATTATTCTGTATATGATTTGATATTATATGGTTTGTATGTATAATCTTTTACTCTAAATTCACATAATTTATTCTCTCTTTTGTGTCAAAATGCCTGtataagtataaaataaagaCAAAGTAATTGAATGAAGACTATACATCtattgaaaacaattatttccTCGTCATAACATTTGAATATTTACAGAATATCCAAAAAAGAGTATGCAAAAAGAGCTGCACAGGACTCTTAAGACACAAAACATGCAAGTAAAACCAAGAATGTGACCAAATATTTAAGACTGAGGGGGGAACAAAGAGAAGAATTATTGATTGACAAACTCTTATTGATGGAGCACCAGTGTATAACTATTCAAGTCATAGTCATGTATGTACTTAAGCTATTTGTTTTGcttgaaataataatatttattctgAAATCAAATTAACCAATCTGACATGATTAACAACATGGGATTGAATGGCTACAAAGAATCAAATCCAAAGAATTGCAAGATTCTTGGTAAAGACACCCAATGATGACTGATGCACATTTACACAGTGGACTTTTGTCTCTCTAACAACACTACATTTAATCAATGAAGTAATGAATTCCTCCCATGTCCATATCATGTAAAGTTCATCATGGATTTCACACTGATTTATTCAGGGAAAGGTCGTTAGTCAGGGTAGAGTAAAAACCCAGAGAAGGTGCTGTCATCTTCACTGCTGGAGTAGACACCATTCCAGTCTCTGAGGGTCTCCACCCAAACCTGGTCACCAGCAACTATCTTAAGGATCACTAAGTTGGATGCCTGGTCAATGTCTTGACCGTGCAGAGTGTCTCTCGAGCGCACCTTGCGCACCCCATTCACCACCAAAGACGCTCGTAAAGGCTTGTTCCTCACTGTGATCTGGTAGGAGAACACGTAAACTCCTGAATAGGTGCAGTTGAATTTGCAGGTGGCGATATCGTAATGGTTTTCATCATTGTAGAATACCTTGTCGAAGCGAACTGGAAATCCTGAAGGAGGGAAAGACTTGCTTGGATACAGGCCAACGCTGAATGCGGACCGCAGTCTCATCTCACTGTTGCCTGTCGCGCCCTTTATTCCACGCAGACCTCGGTCGCCACGTTTACCTTGGGGGCctcggtcccccttaattccccgGATACCTCTCATTCCTTTGGGTCCCGGTGGGCCACGTCCTGCGGGCTCACCTTTCACTCCAGGAATTCCCGGTTCTCCGCGTTCTCCAGTGATGCCAGGGTTTCCGTGCATTCCATGTTGTCCAGATGGGCCAGGATCTCCACGCACACCTGGTGGTCCAGGGTCACCAGGCTCTCCTTTCTGACCCCTTTCACCCAGCAAACCGCACTCTCCTCTGTCTCCCTTTTCACCCTTTTCACCAGTCAGGCCTTGGGGTCCCGGTGGCCCATCTTTACCTGACTCGCCTTGCTCACCCTTTGAAATATTGAAATTTGGGTCTCCTTTTTCTCCTTTAGAACCTTTAAATCCTGGCAGGCCAGCCGCACCCTTCTCACCTTTAATACCCATGTCACCTTTTAAGGGAATACAAACATATTTCATGACATTTGCTTTGATCAAACAACTTTTTATATTCCCAGTGGGATGTGATGGATGAGTAAATTCCACCTTTCATTCCAGCCTTTCCCTGAATGCCTGGAGACCCAGTGAATCCAGTGTTTCCTAGGTCACCTTTCTCTCCTGGTACATTAAAATTGAAAAGCTCATACATACAATATCATGCTGAAGCAGTAATCGAGATTACAGTGATAACAAacagtaaaaacataattatgtaagTATGTATCAAATATGTACCTTTATCTCCTCTAGATCCTGAAATTCCATTCGGTCCTATTGGGCCAGGTACACCTTTGAGTCCAGATTCTCCCTTTTCACCAGGTATGCCTTCAATGTGACATAAACACATTTATAGGACACAGGTTTTTTCCCCACATGCCTACAGTAAATGGGTCACGACCCTGAGAATAAAATTAtgttacaaaacatttaaaacattgacTGAAACCGCTCCAAAGGGGATTATGCTTTCCAGGGAACTTAAACTAGGAAATCTAAGAagacacattttaatttgtgatCATATCCTGCTCATCACATACGTACATGCCACCCTGTCAGGCAACatttaatggaaataaataatatttcagataatataattTTCAGATCATTTTAATTCTGACCAGAATATGAGAAACCCAGTTGCCACCCTAGTCACTGCTGTCTAACAGATATGTCTAACAGAGGGAAATGGACTAttaaaacatctcggttactgtcataacttccgttccctgatggagggaatgagacattgtgtcgattaagtgacactagggatcaatTTTGAGAGCCCAAAACACaacagatctttgagaaaaggccaatgagaattggtgagttgaatttgcatgccactccccccgacatacgggtataaaagggaggccagcaggcaagttcattcaggttttgcactgaggagccaagacaaggtcccgACCATTGCAGCGGTAAGGTTCTGACTGTGGCAAGagagacacaacatcttgttccctccatcagggaacggaggttatgacagtaatgagacgttccccttctgtccctcactcaacgttgtgtcgatgaagtgacactaggggtcacataTACGAAACGCCACAAGGACTGAACTGGTCACATGAACTGCTCTCCAGATGCCCCAAGACATCGTGTGCTTCCCCATAACCCTGAATGGGGTAAGGAGACGTACCAaatatgggagcaggccacgccagccgctGCCATTTCTCTAAGTTTCTCTCCGTAGAAAAGTAGATTTAGCTGGGGCCTAAAGAAAATGCACATAAAACACCCTGGTGGAAGGCGTTCTGCTCTTAGACCACACCCTGCTCTTAAGAGGGGCAAATAAACCTTACAGGCCCAATGGCCGGACATGGGAGAGGCACGGTGGTAAGTCCTGCCCTTCGTAGTGGAGGACATTCTATAACACAGCGACCGGGGTagagagggctctgccaagggagacgtgggcCTACCACAAGGAAGGGGGAGACCGTGCCGTGGAAGATACATCACCGGAGGTTAACAAGGAAACGGAAAACCTGTGGAGTACTTACCACGGTACAGAATTCTCCTCAGAATTCGTGAGTCAGAGGGCTAGgtggaagaacatccagggttcaaCAGTCgtgaaaaatgaatgggagagaaGAGCGCGCAGCTTCAACttcttggaggggaaaggcactatgcacaagtGGTAAACCCAGCCAGCTGTCGAGGTAGTGCAACTTACTTACCTGCTCGCACCTGAAAGAACAagagatgagaccggctcaacctggagattgtaaaaccttgcaaaggtattgggtgttgcccagcctgctgccctATATATGTCTACTAGAGAGCTACCTGGACATGGTAGGCCAACGctatggcatccacgatccagtgggcaagcctctgtttggagacagtgttccctttccgctgtgcACCAAAgcgtgcaccggacacagcaacaataaggttgggtctgcctcctccagagGCAGCACTTGTAGGCTCACTatttgatccctaaaaggggtcgtgggaaccttgggcacgtagcccggtcagggtctcaggatcacgtaaGAGTTTCCGGACCGAAATCTAGGCGCTCTTCGCTGCCAGCAAACACTTGCAggcccccgaccctcttgattgAAGTGAGTGTGGTCAGGAGGGCATTCTTCAGAGAGGTTTCCTTAAACTCAACTGACTCGAGGGGCTCAAAGGGTACTCTCCATAGGCCTGAGGGAAAGGGTCTCAGGAacttgatgatcaggtcgtgcttaccaagggacttacctTGAACCACGTCATGGGGTGCTGCTATGACAGCTATGTAGTCCTTGAGAgaggagggggacagctgcccatcCAACTTCTCTTGGATGCTGCTCTCGTTCTTCACCAACGTGAAGAGAACGCCGCGGAACTGGGGCGGATGCCTGGTGGATTGAATTGCATAGCCGAGTAGGACGgttctggccagccagcgtgacaggttgggaAGCGATAACCATGCGCCCAAGCTCCAGGCAAGGTGCACTAAGGGAAGCATAGAATCTGACGTTCTTGGGGATGGGTCCTCGCAGCAGGGGGAAGCAGGGAGAGCAGCATCGGGAAGTGGGGCTCCAACCACTTGGAGATGGGGTCATTAAGGAAGCATACCTTTTCTGCCTCACTCATCTCAGCCAAGTTCAGCCATATttggcgctcctggaccatgaTTGTGGTCATCGTCTGCCCAATGACTCGCACTGTGACCTTCATCCCTCGGAAGGCGAGATCAGTTGCCGAGCACTGTtcttgcagcacatcgggatGAGAAATACCCTCATGCATATCTCTTAGCACCTTGGCCTGATGGACTTGTAGAAGAGTCATGGCGTGCAAGacggcactgtaggctttcagacacgacgtcgtcctacaggctcAGAAAGGGAGTGCCGGACGTTTCTGCAAGGTGGCGCTCAGTGGGAACAGGTGCGCCGTGATCatcttatccacctggggaattgtgGCATAACCGTCGGCCGCCCagcgtcgagggtagtgagggtgAACGTGCAGAAGGATTAGGTCTGGGCAGCTAAAGGTTTCCTCCACCACCTATCTCATCCCAGAGCACGCTGTGGGTGGGCGGCCCGCAGGGAATTACCCGGAGTGACTGTACACAGTGAAGCCTGTGATACATCTCCAGCGTCAGCCACATCGGCTCGTAAAGTGGCCATTCACAAACGCTTCCTCAACGTGACAttggcccagacacgtgaggcagtgttcatgaccgtcagaggtggagaggtaacgaccacatccaggaactgcacagagacgaaatggcatctttaaaaagatgtccAACATCATTGTATACACACTTTTACAGAAACTTTTACTCTTTCAGAagtgctgttgaagcgcccaggggtgtagtctgcagcGGAGTGCAGATTGGAGAGAGACTGCTGGAAAGTGCTGTAGATCCAACATCAACACTCTGAGAGGGAAGGTGAATGAGTGAGCAGATGACTTCAGCTTGCTGTAGTGTGACCGCTCGGCTCctaagaagaaatctgaatgaacttgcctgctggcctcccttttatacccgtatgtcgggagtggcatgcaaattgaacttgccaattctcattggccttttcttaaataTCTGAAGGTGTTTCGGGCTCTCAAgatcaacccctagtgtcacttcatcgacacaatgtcgagtgagtgactgaaggggAACAGAGGTTTTACTGTCTCAAATATCAGTCATTCATTTGCAAGCATTTGCAAGAATATACAACTAACAAAATAGCTACAtctaatgtgtttaaaaaaaaaaaaagcagttgcTGATAGTTCCACCCTGTTATGCCTCATTCCATTTTTCCACATACTCattcacgtgcacacacacacatacgctcgcacacatacacacactcgcactcacacacacacacacacatacactctcgcacacacgcactcatgcacactcactcgcacacacacgcacacacacatatgctcacgCACACGAACACACTTGCATGATCTCGCACACAACCTTTTTACTCCTATGCTGAAGCGCAAcgcatcctccgttgctagttctaagtTGATGTTTTCGAATTTGCAATGAAGGCTCTGACTGTTTTATAtgtggcggaagaaagtagttAGTCTCATAAAAGCattttagggacgaaaaccagaaaatttcttgaaataaaaccctgaacgatgtcttaaggtgtgatAATCGTGGTATatgcggaataattgactccggccaattaaattgtttaaaaataatgcacacccgaagTGCAACTGTAACGCCACTGTGCGTCATGACCGCATTACCGcctcaggtgtgcattatttttcaacagtTCAACGGGTCggcgtcaattattccttacttatttTAGATGTTAGCCTAACCGTTGGCCCTGATACCCTGTGCTAATAATGTTAGTTCTTTTGTATGTTATAACGTTTGTTCGTGTGACGCTCGTATGGAGCACTGCTGGCCGACTGCTGCCTCCCTCCAGTCTGCCTGTTCCATACTGTATACAGAATGTGTATTCGTGGCCATAAATATGACAGTAGCTCCAACATTTTTGGTATGTGAAATCATTAAATATGATGGTGATTAAAACACATGTGGGCTTAATGTTTTTTTAGCTTTTTATAATGGTCTGTTCTTTTATAGATCAAATAAACTGCTCACCAGAATGTGTCTGTCTGCACTAAAGCTGCAGGGCTGAACTTCAACACtactattttgttttgctttgttttgtttttgttctgtatgttttgttttacatttagttatttagcatgtttacatttacaattctGTCTCTGGCTCTGGATGTGCTGTTTTGGGACTCACAGAGAAGTGTGATCATTCGATTTGTGATTGGGTTTGTATTTCCCTGTTAATtacagggtggcgtagtcagCTTTTCTGTTGGTTTTCCATCAAATATTAGTGGCAGCAGCATTCTCCCCCCTCTGCTGGTGCTACAGCTCTATCCTCGACCCCCACTCTGCTACACATTGTTCAAATAAATCCCCCCAAAAATTCTGTATGTCATGAGTTTAAAAAAGGCACTTTACACCAAGAAATAACAAAGGTCAGGTTTGTTCCTActgggaatatatatatagataacaCATTATTTAATAGAAGTAACAAATGAACATGACTAAACTTCACTGACCTGGCAGTCCAGGGTCTCCTTTGACACCTTGTGGACCTTTCTCTGGTGGACAGCACTCACAGAAGTTGAAGTAGCATTCATTATAGTCCAGTGTGTAGTTGTCTTTTGCTGCAGTGGGGGATGCAGTGGTGTCTGTAGGGTAATCTATATAGCTGTCGGCAGGAACTGTTGTGCTCTCTGTGACTACCACAGGGAAGCGTTCTCTTGATTTGGTGTAGTCCACAATCCGTGCCGTGACAGTAGGCTTGCCTACATAAACAGTAGTCTGCACGATCTCTCGTGGGGGCTTCTTGGTGTACTGATACTTTGGCCTCTGAGTGGGCTTGATCGCATCATATGTGGTTATAAAGATCAGTGCTATTACAGCTACGATGAGTGTGCGCATGTAGAAAACACCCATTTTCTGTCTGTGGAGAAGGTGAATGTAATTAATCCCAAAATTGTAAATGTCAGGACAAAAATGCAGGCATGAATGTTTGTTCAATGGATTGTAAACTCGCTGTTGCATGAATTCAAGTAAATTAGGCCAAAGTTTCCTTCAAATCTGTGCCAATAAACCATATAGATAGCTAGAATCATGTCAACAGTTTAACTTAATTGTTCACAAGACTCTCTTTCAACTCTGCATtgacagtagttgacctgaaagagaaaactgactaTAGAATAAGTCAGTTAAGACAGTTAAGGCTAATGTCTGCTAAAGTGCAGCAACTGAAAATCCAATGCTTACTTGCATTCTTACACATTTCAGAACACGACGAATCATGAAATCGAGCTTGTGTAGTTACAGCATTTGCATTTATGTACTTACTCAAGACACCGGATGTTTCAGGCCTAAAAGTCACAATCGTACATTATTAATTTgagcatttataaaatgttatatttaaatacaGATATTATCAATTTGGGAAATATTTCCATatgctgaataatgtgtgtgagTTATTTCTATTCAatctttttaatttgatttaattgttCCATGTTCCTCATATGTTGCATCTTGTGTATTCATTTGAAAAGGGGTAAATTATTCATGGTTTGTTACATTCAACTGATGGAAAAAATACTGAATGGAAGTCATTCTTTGACTCATCCTATGTATCCATATGAGCTAAAACCTGTTCTACCTGTCTAGAGTCTGGTGCTTTTGTGAAAACAGGACCCTCATGAATCAAGCCATCCAATCAACAGCAAACAGGGACAAAAAAATCATAGTCTAGTAGCTGGACGGTTGGACTGGGGGAGGGGGGTTTCACTTGACATTTGATACAGCGAGCATTCCTACATCAATTCTCCTATTCTAATGGATGGACAGATGCCAGTCACTGATCTTTAAAAGCTATATCAACACCTTGAAGCTGGAATTAACAAACCCGTTTATTTGCCCTTGGTTccaaattcatcattttattctgTGTCTTTGTAACAGAATAGTTTGTGACATTACAGATGATGTCTGATTCTAGAATTCTGTAGCATTCATTGAGTCCAAAACCTGCCAGCTGAATATAACGGGCTCAGTCAGAGTCTCATTCCAATCTGTTTGGTGTCACTCCAAAAAAGCTTTTGTCCAAAAGAGCAACGATAATCTCATGAGCTCACTTCAGTCTCTGCTGCTTTGTGGGGGGAAATGGCTAATCTAATGAAGCTGCTTTTGAGGTAAAATGAAGGCTACTAGCACTCACTGACCATGACCAGCTTCGTTGTGCAAGTAGATGTGATGCTTCAGACCaaaaacatactctacacaagcaCGCAAATGCTTAAATGAATGCTTGGTCAATGTATAGCAAGCACACAATTTCATTGTACAAAACATACATTCTTGTGGTACTGTGGTGTTAACAATCCAGAACTCAAAGAGGCGATAAGAGTTTCCTTCAAATGTCTATGCCATTAAAATGTGTTAGGGTTATTTTTCAGGTGACTAGCTATAAACGTGTCGATTGTTTTACTAACTTTGACCCTGAAAgacactcttcaaaatgtatatgcaGCAGTGCTGAGAAAGCAATGCATACTtttcacataaaaatgtttttcagaaaaaaTATGCACCTGAATGTAAGTTGCACCTGTTCAAAATTGCattattgagagaaaaaaaacccaCGTGTATAAGTAGTAGTGATATTTTAGCAGAGGCATTAGGACCCAGGAGCAGACGACTTCCCTTCAGCTGTGCCAAGacaccaaataaatattttaattttgttttaattgggACCATCTGCATTAAGTAACCGTTTTTTCATAttgtgttttaataaaacaaatttgacaAATAACACCGTGTTACAAAttttaaattaagtgttatttcctaattgcttttgcctcaaaagtatagaaaatgactattattccccacaaactttgcttttgtgaccaggacagtgatattttttaattgagaaatttgtcttttcgttcacataaagtcagaaacaaacaacatatgaattaacatgtatttatactaaatttATACAAAATTATACTGTTTATACGATTATACTGTATACTgtcacgaatcagcccccaaacgtggtctcccatcatgttctcgttatactgtccttggtagcggcGTTCAATGTTCAGTGATTGAAGTGCTCCCCTTGCTTCTCCGAGtacgctcccatgttctccttgaatttatcaagatgagcatcaaggatatggactttgagggacatcCTTCAGCCCATTGTGCCGTAGTTCTTCAACAGATTCTTAACCAGCTCCACATAATTTTcttgtgattgcccaggaagccccgAACCACTGCAACAAAGCTGTTCCAAGCCGCCTTCTCCTTAttagtgagcttcttggggaattcattgcactccaggatcttctttatctgtggtctgtcgaagacaccggctttgacctctgacctcagacagcttagggaagaagtcttgaaggtacttgaaggctgctgaaggcccaatttgatgtgcagtggtgaCATCGGTACCTTCCCGGTATCcaccagtggctcccacttgacattgttcctccccacagagaactcggtCTGTTGTGGCCAGTCCTGCCTGCGGTAGTGTGCtttggtgtccctgctgtcccaaagggAAAGATAGTATGGAATCTTGGTAAAACTGCcttggagacccatcaggaatgccaccATTTTGAAGTCTCCTATGATCTCCCAGccgtactcatcatacttcaacttcgacttgcacactttcatccaagtccatatccttgatgctcatcttgataaattcaaggagaacatgggagcgtaCTCGGAGAAGCAAGGGGAGCACTTCAATCACTGAACATTGAACgccgctaccaaggacagtataacgagaacatgatgggagaccacgtttgggggctgattcgtgacagtatacagtataatcgtaaatctcgaAAAACTACTTATTTCTAAATCTTTTGAGGTAATTTTTGTATaaatttagtataaatacatgttaattcatatgttgtttgtttctgactttatgtgaacgaaaagacaaatttctcaattaaaaaatatcactgtcctggtcacagtttgtggggaataatagtcattttctatacttttgaggcaaaAGCAaataggaaataacacttactacccagaaacaaaaattgtgttacatactGAATCCATCAAATGTAACTCTGTACTTAACA
The sequence above is a segment of the Xyrauchen texanus isolate HMW12.3.18 chromosome 38, RBS_HiC_50CHRs, whole genome shotgun sequence genome. Coding sequences within it:
- the otol1b gene encoding otolin 1b, which gives rise to MGVFYMRTLIVAVIALIFITTYDAIKPTQRPKYQYTKKPPREIVQTTVYVGKPTVTARIVDYTKSRERFPVVVTESTTVPADSYIDYPTDTTASPTAAKDNYTLDYNECYFNFCECCPPEKGPQGVKGDPGLPGIPGEKGESGLKGVPGPIGPNGISGSRGDKGEKGDLGNTGFTGSPGIQGKAGMKGDMGIKGEKGAAGLPGFKGSKGEKGDPNFNISKGEQGESGKDGPPGPQGLTGEKGEKGDRGECGLLGERGQKGEPGDPGPPGVRGDPGPSGQHGMHGNPGITGERGEPGIPGVKGEPAGRGPPGPKGMRGIRGIKGDRGPQGKRGDRGLRGIKGATGNSEMRLRSAFSVGLYPSKSFPPSGFPVRFDKVFYNDENHYDIATCKFNCTYSGVYVFSYQITVRNKPLRASLVVNGVRKVRSRDTLHGQDIDQASNLVILKIVAGDQVWVETLRDWNGVYSSSEDDSTFSGFLLYPD